Proteins from a single region of Bacteroidota bacterium:
- a CDS encoding tetratricopeptide repeat protein encodes MKKYFAVLTVMVMVLTTACDKKGKELKEIDEMATQMDSVLKANPVLGVEQKVEAEQLIDEYLEFVNQYPNDSLSIEFLMKSAMLYHVMPDYGKELAVLERLVAQYPESPAAPQALAIGARVSEDNLRNYEQARVYLKQIQEKYPESPYSVNIDLQVEYVGDAEGLLEAIMERTGVKADTVFAPKDSIDAVKK; translated from the coding sequence ATGAAAAAATATTTTGCTGTATTAACAGTGATGGTAATGGTTTTAACAACTGCCTGTGATAAAAAAGGCAAGGAACTTAAAGAAATTGATGAGATGGCAACTCAAATGGACAGCGTTTTAAAGGCTAATCCGGTATTGGGTGTGGAGCAAAAAGTGGAAGCGGAGCAGTTAATTGATGAGTATTTAGAATTCGTAAATCAATATCCTAACGATAGTTTAAGTATTGAATTTTTGATGAAATCGGCCATGTTATATCATGTAATGCCCGATTATGGCAAAGAACTGGCTGTGTTAGAACGTCTGGTAGCACAATATCCGGAGTCACCTGCAGCGCCACAGGCTCTTGCAATTGGGGCACGTGTTAGTGAAGATAATTTGCGTAATTATGAGCAGGCAAGAGTTTACCTGAAGCAAATTCAGGAGAAGTATCCTGAGAGTCCTTATTCGGTGAATATTGATTTGCAAGTTGAATACGTTGGTGATGCTGAGGGTTTGCTGGAAGCCATTATGGAGCGCACCGGTGTTAAAGCGGATACTGTTTTTGCACCAAAAGATTCAATTGATGCTGTGAAAAAGTGA
- a CDS encoding outer membrane beta-barrel protein, translated as MKKFMLMAAILMGAIIAKAQVPPPPPPPPPPANPTIKIEEDKVTIVTPEGNVYIIYDESITKNGVVLDPESTDLREEMEDIQDELANIRAENITLKMDSEEYAELLEDLQELEGELGFLGSSMTQIDTLPGDSTSITIGNWRLIVHEEGEDDEDVDVSFGKVPEVEEIDDHYVDVFDTEWWLFDMGYNTFLNSDYKVQVDEPYAEMEDLHGWGSFDVNLHVFRSRVNMAKGYLNFNYGLSFEWHHFRFDNNFSILPDVDTFTINTETLEYEKNKFNTTHLAVPLLIGFETKPWDTENSFRMQFGYSPALMLRGKTKLKYDGEKDIEKDDFNLAQFRHEVNYIIGYGDFNLYASYDLTSMFAEGEGPDLHPFSVGLVIRRGF; from the coding sequence ATGAAAAAGTTTATGTTAATGGCAGCAATTTTGATGGGAGCAATTATTGCAAAGGCTCAGGTTCCGCCTCCACCACCACCTCCACCGCCTCCGGCAAATCCAACAATTAAAATTGAAGAGGATAAAGTTACGATTGTTACACCTGAAGGGAATGTATATATAATCTATGATGAAAGTATCACAAAAAACGGTGTAGTACTCGACCCGGAATCAACTGATTTGCGTGAAGAAATGGAAGATATTCAGGATGAATTAGCTAATATTCGTGCAGAAAATATCACACTCAAAATGGACAGCGAAGAGTATGCTGAGTTGTTGGAAGATCTTCAAGAGTTAGAAGGTGAATTAGGATTTCTAGGTTCAAGTATGACTCAGATAGATACTTTACCAGGTGATTCAACTTCAATCACAATCGGTAACTGGCGATTAATTGTACACGAAGAAGGTGAAGATGATGAAGATGTTGACGTTAGTTTTGGTAAAGTGCCAGAAGTGGAAGAAATTGATGATCACTATGTAGATGTGTTTGATACCGAATGGTGGTTATTTGATATGGGTTACAATACTTTCTTAAACAGCGATTATAAAGTTCAGGTAGATGAACCATATGCTGAAATGGAAGACTTACATGGCTGGGGAAGTTTTGATGTTAACCTGCACGTGTTCCGTTCAAGAGTAAATATGGCTAAAGGATATTTAAATTTTAATTATGGATTGAGCTTTGAATGGCACCACTTCCGTTTCGATAATAACTTTTCAATATTACCGGATGTGGACACCTTCACTATCAATACCGAAACTTTAGAATACGAAAAAAATAAATTTAATACCACACACTTAGCAGTGCCGCTGTTAATTGGTTTCGAAACAAAACCATGGGATACTGAAAACAGCTTCCGTATGCAATTTGGTTATAGCCCGGCATTAATGTTACGCGGTAAAACAAAATTGAAATACGACGGTGAAAAAGATATTGAAAAAGATGATTTTAATCTTGCTCAATTCCGTCACGAAGTAAATTATATCATTGGATATGGTGATTTCAACCTCTATGCCTCATACGACTTAACCAGTATGTTTGCAGAAGGTGAAGGACCTGATTTGCATCCGTTTTCAGTAGGTCTGGTTATACGACGCGGGTTTTAA
- a CDS encoding DUF1569 domain-containing protein has protein sequence MALPNIFTKEVADQIVNRINQLTPETQPQWGKMHVAQMLAHCNVTYEMVYTDKHPKPNFFTGLVLKAFVKNIVTNEKPYKQNSPTAPAFLIKDERVFNIEKERLINHIQQTQQLGAAEFDGKISNSFGKLNATEWNNMMYKHLNHHLSQFGV, from the coding sequence ATGGCTTTACCCAATATTTTTACAAAAGAAGTTGCTGATCAAATAGTTAATCGCATCAATCAATTAACCCCTGAAACCCAACCACAATGGGGAAAAATGCATGTTGCTCAAATGCTGGCACATTGCAATGTTACTTATGAAATGGTATATACGGATAAACATCCAAAACCAAATTTTTTTACAGGGTTAGTGCTAAAAGCCTTTGTAAAAAATATTGTAACAAATGAAAAACCTTACAAACAAAACTCGCCAACTGCACCAGCATTTTTAATTAAAGATGAGCGTGTTTTTAATATTGAAAAAGAACGCCTGATTAATCATATCCAACAAACCCAACAATTAGGTGCTGCAGAATTTGATGGAAAAATTTCCAATTCATTCGGAAAATTAAATGCTACTGAGTGGAATAATATGATGTATAAACATTTAAATCATCACCTTTCGCAATTTGGCGTATAA
- a CDS encoding YcxB family protein: protein MELRFTLQQADYYDFYKSHFWARIKSRLVYLIVLSLIFGYCLGYQLNSTSWLYFVYAGLPIVLLLLIYYLFPVWLAMRKLNSALRQNPDYFETKTMFISPSGIKFLSGNNEVSVDWNAINRIELTPKFILLYHTDIKVFLIPKRAFDSEPEFVQCGLEVKNYIKASLEVTHVK, encoded by the coding sequence ATGGAATTAAGATTTACATTGCAGCAAGCAGATTATTATGATTTTTACAAATCGCATTTTTGGGCCAGAATCAAGTCCAGACTTGTGTATTTGATTGTTTTGTCGCTGATTTTTGGTTACTGTTTAGGTTACCAACTAAATTCAACCTCATGGTTGTATTTTGTTTATGCCGGGTTACCTATTGTTTTATTATTACTCATTTATTATCTATTCCCTGTTTGGTTGGCAATGCGTAAACTTAATAGTGCCCTCAGACAAAATCCTGATTATTTCGAAACAAAAACAATGTTCATTTCACCTTCCGGAATTAAATTCCTTAGCGGCAATAATGAAGTTTCTGTAGACTGGAATGCCATAAACAGAATCGAATTAACTCCGAAATTTATTTTACTGTATCATACTGATATAAAAGTATTCCTAATCCCAAAGCGCGCTTTCGATTCAGAACCGGAATTTGTGCAGTGTGGTTTAGAAGTAAAAAATTATATAAAAGCATCATTAGAAGTTACGCATGTAAAATGA
- a CDS encoding RNA polymerase sigma factor, which yields MTPKEYNETVDTWADGVYRFIRKSLKSDDDARDIVQNAFEILWKNHENVQFDKAKSYLFSTAYHNMIDHIRKHKRMDYVEEIDEAAKGGTAEVQVDVKEAIEKALQKLPDVQKNCVLLRDYEGYSYEEIGEMLNLSESQVKVYIFRARQSLKEYLISIHHLI from the coding sequence ATGACACCAAAAGAATATAACGAGACCGTTGATACGTGGGCTGATGGTGTTTACCGATTCATCCGCAAGAGTTTAAAAAGCGATGACGATGCCCGGGATATCGTTCAGAATGCTTTCGAGATTTTGTGGAAGAATCATGAAAATGTTCAGTTTGACAAGGCGAAAAGTTATTTATTCAGCACGGCTTATCACAATATGATCGACCATATCCGCAAACATAAAAGGATGGATTACGTTGAAGAAATTGATGAAGCAGCCAAAGGGGGAACAGCAGAAGTGCAGGTAGATGTTAAAGAAGCGATAGAAAAAGCACTGCAAAAGTTACCCGATGTGCAAAAAAACTGTGTGTTGCTGAGAGATTATGAGGGATACAGTTATGAAGAAATAGGAGAGATGCTCAATTTGAGCGAGAGTCAGGTTAAAGTTTACATTTTCAGAGCGCGTCAAAGCCTCAAAGAATATTTAATAAGTATACATCATTTAATATGA
- the folP gene encoding dihydropteroate synthase: protein MDKTTYFYPNKTLRTGNGLLDLSTPAIMGILNVTPDSFFDGGKFLGEESALRQAEHLILQGADIVDIGGMSTRPGAVGIGAEEEMQRVLPVVTAIHTQFPDVHISIDTVYATTAKAAIEAGAGIINDISAGKMDSEIIDVAKAYKVPYILMHMQGQPDNMQVDPVYADVVKQVFDFLLQQTIELDKSGLQDIIIDPGFGFGKTLEQNYALAAKLEQFKLIGKPVLVGISRKSMICKLLKVNPDMALNGSTALHSILLLKGADILRVHDVKEAVELRKIVQALKNAV, encoded by the coding sequence ATGGACAAAACTACTTATTTCTACCCGAACAAAACCCTGAGAACCGGTAATGGTTTACTTGATTTATCCACACCGGCAATTATGGGCATTTTAAATGTTACTCCGGATTCGTTTTTTGATGGTGGTAAGTTTTTGGGGGAAGAAAGTGCTTTACGTCAGGCAGAACATTTAATCCTCCAAGGGGCAGATATCGTAGACATTGGCGGTATGAGCACCAGGCCCGGCGCTGTAGGGATTGGTGCAGAGGAAGAAATGCAAAGAGTACTACCGGTTGTTACTGCTATTCATACACAATTTCCTGATGTCCACATCAGCATCGATACCGTTTACGCAACTACCGCCAAAGCTGCCATCGAAGCAGGTGCAGGCATTATCAACGATATTTCAGCAGGTAAAATGGATTCGGAAATAATTGACGTGGCAAAAGCATATAAAGTGCCTTATATCCTCATGCATATGCAAGGCCAACCCGACAATATGCAGGTTGATCCAGTTTACGCGGATGTTGTAAAACAAGTATTCGACTTTTTACTGCAGCAGACCATTGAATTAGATAAATCCGGTTTGCAAGATATCATTATCGACCCCGGATTCGGCTTCGGAAAAACCCTGGAACAAAATTATGCCCTGGCAGCAAAGCTCGAACAGTTTAAACTGATTGGGAAACCTGTTTTGGTGGGCATTTCCCGTAAAAGTATGATTTGCAAACTGCTGAAAGTGAACCCGGATATGGCTTTGAACGGAAGTACAGCGCTCCATTCCATCTTACTGTTAAAAGGAGCCGACATTCTACGTGTACACGACGTAAAAGAAGCCGTTGAGCTGAGAAAGATTGTACAAGCGCTTAAAAACGCGGTATAA
- a CDS encoding Fic family protein, which translates to MSKQMDLYIAPEAMEPFFPDDAAGTIETLATELLEKIAALNAIGNPITRDAIRQFLVPVEGYYKGVLHDENLLPEEVQDFFDGKLSAEAPTRLRQLKLEAEHQVRTNLRLILDNPENDDIPASAGFLKKLHKDYLNTFKTIGEQHELKTEIITEKIAGHYRETDVAFGQGMSPYFGSLPFFMSEFENAYDPGAKANKSKIRRIVNIAVAHQRLLWIQPFASENDRIARLYAEACIHFENLNNAGLWSLSRGLARNKSTFIEKLHNAGLKRINAMDGRGNLSNKYLIEFCIFYLNTALGQVKFMLRTLETENMVKRIGNFVDLMVSREKMRTEAKYLLTDVFLKGKISKPDAMRITATSDKTLKLITDDLIGKKLLIAKKEGILMQYYVNYPMVVAPLLFPGLFPADMEIEMMDKI; encoded by the coding sequence ATGTCAAAACAAATGGATTTGTATATCGCCCCCGAAGCAATGGAGCCTTTTTTTCCGGATGATGCTGCGGGAACAATTGAAACCCTGGCAACAGAATTACTCGAAAAAATTGCTGCCTTAAATGCCATTGGCAACCCGATTACACGTGATGCAATCAGACAATTTTTAGTGCCGGTGGAAGGATATTACAAAGGTGTTTTACACGATGAAAATTTGCTGCCGGAGGAAGTGCAGGATTTTTTTGATGGCAAATTATCGGCAGAAGCCCCTACCCGTTTAAGGCAATTAAAACTGGAAGCTGAACATCAGGTGCGCACAAATTTGCGGTTGATTTTAGACAATCCAGAAAATGACGACATACCTGCTTCAGCGGGATTTTTGAAAAAATTACATAAAGATTATCTCAATACATTCAAAACAATTGGGGAACAACACGAACTGAAAACCGAAATAATTACAGAAAAAATTGCAGGCCATTATCGCGAAACGGATGTTGCGTTTGGACAAGGCATGTCGCCTTATTTTGGGAGTTTGCCGTTTTTTATGAGTGAGTTTGAAAATGCTTATGATCCCGGCGCCAAAGCAAATAAATCTAAAATCCGCCGCATCGTAAACATTGCCGTGGCACATCAGCGGCTGCTTTGGATTCAACCTTTTGCTAGTGAGAACGATCGTATTGCGCGTTTGTATGCAGAAGCTTGTATTCACTTCGAAAATTTAAACAACGCAGGATTGTGGAGCTTAAGTCGCGGTTTGGCAAGGAACAAGTCTACCTTCATCGAAAAACTCCACAATGCCGGCTTAAAACGTATCAATGCAATGGATGGCAGAGGCAATTTATCCAACAAATACCTCATCGAATTTTGCATTTTTTATCTGAACACAGCCCTCGGTCAGGTTAAGTTTATGCTCCGAACCCTGGAAACAGAAAATATGGTGAAGCGCATCGGCAATTTTGTGGACCTGATGGTTTCAAGAGAAAAAATGCGGACTGAAGCAAAATATTTATTGACAGATGTTTTTCTGAAAGGCAAAATCAGTAAACCGGATGCCATGCGCATTACAGCAACCTCCGACAAAACATTGAAATTGATAACGGATGATTTGATTGGGAAAAAGTTATTAATCGCTAAAAAAGAAGGTATATTAATGCAATATTATGTCAACTACCCGATGGTGGTGGCGCCTTTGTTATTCCCTGGATTATTTCCTGCAGATATGGAAATTGAGATGATGGACAAAATTTAG
- a CDS encoding universal stress protein, translated as MSILFPTDFSEHSAKTFGFALDLAKKLNETITLVHIYPVPLNYATADETRMGDLSEELINITESAVEDRLRQFKTDLQDQYGSNYPELVRVNGILRMGFVGDEIARAADEINASYIVIGAKKPTGIKRFLGGSDVGAIIKKSKVPVFTVPEDYNFRSIDKIGFATDLTYNDNEVIARLLSLSEQLSSVIKCFHVHNSNVEVENAIISDFIERYKTEANNRSITFELVDNVNVTDGIDYYVKNHDIDLLVVIKQKTYWLDIFESSVTKKLVFHENVPMLIYHD; from the coding sequence ATGAGCATACTCTTTCCAACAGATTTCAGTGAACATTCAGCCAAAACCTTTGGTTTTGCGCTCGATTTGGCCAAAAAACTCAACGAAACCATCACTTTGGTGCATATTTACCCGGTTCCACTAAACTATGCAACTGCCGATGAAACCCGCATGGGCGATTTGTCGGAAGAACTGATAAATATTACAGAATCCGCAGTTGAGGACAGGTTGCGACAGTTTAAAACCGACCTCCAGGATCAATACGGAAGCAATTACCCTGAATTAGTTCGGGTTAACGGCATATTACGCATGGGTTTTGTTGGGGATGAAATAGCCCGTGCTGCAGATGAAATTAATGCGAGTTACATTGTAATTGGTGCCAAAAAGCCTACCGGCATTAAACGTTTTTTAGGTGGAAGTGATGTAGGAGCAATTATTAAAAAAAGCAAGGTGCCCGTTTTTACTGTTCCTGAAGATTATAATTTCCGTTCAATCGATAAAATTGGTTTTGCTACCGACCTTACTTATAACGATAATGAAGTAATTGCGCGTTTACTTAGTTTATCAGAACAATTGAGTTCTGTTATAAAATGTTTCCATGTGCATAATAGTAATGTAGAGGTTGAAAATGCTATCATCAGCGATTTTATTGAACGCTACAAAACCGAAGCAAATAACCGTTCCATCACCTTTGAATTAGTAGATAATGTAAATGTAACAGATGGTATTGATTACTATGTTAAAAACCACGACATTGATTTATTAGTTGTAATAAAACAAAAAACTTATTGGCTGGATATTTTTGAAAGCAGCGTTACCAAAAAACTGGTATTTCATGAAAATGTACCGATGTTGATTTATCATGATTAA
- a CDS encoding DoxX family membrane protein: MKNSILWFCRLFTGALFIFSGLVKANDPVGFGIKLEEYYDVFAERWGWTSFLFKADWLIESVNQQAAFLTSLEVALGILLILGIWKNLTTWLLLLLILFFTWLTGYSAVTGSVTDCGCFGDFIPLTPIQSFYKDLVLLVLIVIIFVLRKNIKPFLPQGASVIIATLVTGFAVWVNMHVLKHDVFLDWRPYAVGDNITTNMQLPPNPKKDIVELNYTYSNKKTGEKVKLAFLNTDLEDKNKLAELTKYSADKENWNLDTSFTKVKVKGDRAKISDFAVSNETGEFITDQLLSNTDYTLMVVSANFDHSNKTGWEKINAMQQAAEKEGVFTFALVGEGRDEIEKFRHNNQTAFPFYTGDYKVCLTIARTNPNVVLLKEGTILAKWAWRDLPDYETIKKAYFADRKPTILKPITNEMFAVGVPVAEKLAASAEPYNEFFLQDSLSNDVTTVVINDTTNSVMIILNELSSDKLTAEKWKAILPVMKAIDSAGGDFFVVSSGSFQVLALMKKASGLSFNYYISDKDVLYKMMETNTGVIQIKQGVVANKFQDTALPADASFLNN, translated from the coding sequence ATGAAAAATAGCATTTTATGGTTTTGCCGATTATTTACCGGCGCATTATTTATTTTTTCAGGATTGGTGAAAGCAAATGATCCGGTTGGATTTGGTATTAAACTTGAAGAATATTACGATGTATTTGCTGAGCGCTGGGGCTGGACTTCATTTTTATTTAAAGCAGATTGGTTAATTGAATCGGTAAATCAGCAGGCAGCGTTTTTAACTTCGCTGGAAGTTGCGCTGGGTATTTTATTAATTCTCGGTATCTGGAAAAACCTCACTACATGGTTACTTTTATTATTAATATTATTTTTCACCTGGCTTACCGGTTATTCTGCAGTTACCGGTTCTGTTACTGATTGTGGTTGTTTTGGCGATTTTATTCCGCTTACACCGATTCAATCATTTTATAAAGATTTGGTATTGTTGGTGCTTATTGTCATCATTTTTGTTTTACGCAAAAATATAAAACCGTTTTTACCGCAGGGTGCAAGTGTAATTATAGCAACTTTGGTTACCGGTTTTGCAGTTTGGGTAAATATGCATGTGCTCAAACACGATGTGTTTCTTGATTGGCGTCCTTATGCTGTTGGTGATAATATCACAACAAATATGCAATTACCACCAAATCCGAAAAAGGATATTGTGGAATTAAATTATACTTATTCGAACAAAAAAACGGGCGAAAAAGTGAAGCTTGCTTTTTTAAATACTGATTTAGAGGACAAAAATAAATTGGCGGAGCTCACCAAATATTCTGCAGATAAAGAAAACTGGAATTTAGATACTTCATTTACTAAGGTAAAAGTAAAAGGCGACAGAGCTAAAATTTCGGATTTTGCAGTTTCAAATGAAACAGGAGAATTTATTACGGATCAATTACTCAGCAATACAGATTATACCTTGATGGTTGTTTCAGCAAATTTTGATCATTCGAATAAAACAGGATGGGAAAAAATTAATGCCATGCAACAGGCTGCCGAAAAAGAAGGTGTGTTTACATTTGCTTTAGTAGGTGAGGGGCGAGATGAAATTGAAAAATTCAGACATAATAATCAGACAGCGTTTCCATTTTATACCGGCGATTACAAAGTTTGTCTGACCATTGCGCGCACGAACCCGAATGTGGTATTATTAAAAGAAGGAACCATTTTAGCAAAATGGGCCTGGCGCGATTTACCTGATTATGAAACAATAAAAAAAGCATATTTCGCAGACCGCAAGCCAACAATATTAAAACCAATTACCAACGAAATGTTTGCAGTTGGCGTTCCGGTGGCTGAAAAATTAGCTGCAAGTGCTGAACCATACAATGAGTTCTTTTTACAGGATAGTCTTTCAAATGATGTAACAACTGTTGTAATTAATGATACCACCAATAGCGTTATGATTATTTTAAATGAATTATCATCAGATAAACTGACTGCTGAAAAATGGAAAGCGATATTACCGGTTATGAAAGCAATTGACTCAGCAGGTGGCGACTTTTTTGTGGTGAGCAGTGGTTCATTCCAGGTGTTGGCATTAATGAAAAAAGCTTCGGGTTTATCGTTTAATTATTATATCAGCGACAAAGATGTTTTATATAAAATGATGGAGACAAATACCGGTGTAATTCAAATTAAACAAGGTGTGGTTGCAAATAAATTTCAGGATACTGCCTTGCCTGCTGATGCATCATTTTTAAATAATTAA
- a CDS encoding TIGR00159 family protein, translating into MLLSLGFLDLTLVDIIDILLVAFILFQLYRLVRGSLAFTIFIGLLVIYVLSLVAKALELKLMSEILGSFISVGVIAVLIVFQPEIRRFLLYVGRSSDFRKANFWSALSLKKIRTGDYNQKEVKELTEGIMSLSQSKTGALIVIPQTSQLRFYQNTGITINAAITKDIIESIFFKNSPLHDGALIIADHKVASAKCVLPLSDNPDIPVKLGLRHRSGVGITEQSDATCIIVSEENGEISYAREGRLYQNIRKEELQKLIGRSLFHSIN; encoded by the coding sequence ATGTTGTTGAGCCTTGGATTCCTGGACCTGACTTTGGTGGATATTATCGATATTCTGCTGGTTGCATTTATATTATTTCAGCTTTACCGTTTGGTAAGAGGTAGTTTAGCGTTCACCATTTTTATAGGGTTGCTGGTTATTTACGTATTGAGTTTGGTGGCAAAAGCCCTTGAATTAAAGCTGATGAGCGAAATCCTGGGTTCTTTTATCAGCGTAGGTGTAATTGCGGTGCTGATCGTATTTCAACCTGAAATAAGGCGCTTTCTTTTATACGTGGGACGAAGTAGCGATTTCAGAAAAGCGAACTTCTGGAGCGCACTCAGCCTCAAAAAAATACGTACCGGCGATTATAACCAAAAGGAAGTAAAAGAACTCACCGAAGGAATTATGTCGCTGAGCCAGTCCAAAACCGGAGCCCTTATTGTTATCCCCCAAACATCACAATTGCGATTTTATCAAAATACAGGGATTACCATTAATGCCGCTATTACCAAGGATATCATCGAAAGTATCTTCTTTAAAAACAGTCCTTTGCACGATGGTGCGCTTATAATTGCTGACCATAAAGTGGCTTCCGCTAAATGTGTATTGCCGCTCTCCGATAACCCCGATATTCCGGTAAAACTGGGTTTGCGTCATCGTAGTGGTGTTGGCATCACCGAACAAAGCGATGCTACCTGCATTATCGTTTCAGAAGAAAACGGTGAAATCAGTTACGCCCGTGAAGGACGATTATATCAGAATATTAGAAAAGAGGAATTGCAAAAATTAATTGGCCGGTCACTTTTTCACAGCATCAATTGA
- a CDS encoding DUF1599 domain-containing protein, with protein sequence MSKTNIQYDEAVAGCRNIFIKKVKDYGTSWRILRLESLTDQIFIKAQRIRTIEQNGSSKVNEGVEDEFRGIINYAVIALIQIDMQESDPLNLDEDLALKLYNTKIDGVKKLMLDKNHDYGEAWRDMRVSSFTDLILMKLLRVKQIEENDGKTLISEGVASHYMDMINYSVFALIKLRENEK encoded by the coding sequence GTGTCGAAAACGAATATACAATACGATGAGGCAGTTGCCGGCTGCCGGAACATATTTATTAAAAAGGTGAAGGACTACGGCACTTCATGGCGAATTCTTCGTCTGGAGTCGCTTACAGACCAAATTTTTATCAAAGCGCAACGCATTCGCACCATTGAACAAAATGGTTCCAGCAAGGTGAATGAAGGTGTGGAAGATGAGTTTAGAGGTATAATTAATTATGCTGTAATTGCACTGATACAAATTGATATGCAGGAATCTGATCCGCTCAACTTGGATGAGGACCTGGCATTAAAATTGTACAACACTAAAATTGATGGTGTAAAGAAATTAATGCTTGATAAAAATCACGATTACGGTGAAGCCTGGCGCGATATGCGTGTAAGTTCATTTACGGATTTAATTTTGATGAAATTATTGCGCGTTAAACAAATTGAAGAAAACGATGGGAAAACACTGATTTCTGAAGGTGTTGCATCGCATTATATGGACATGATAAATTATTCAGTTTTTGCCTTAATTAAATTAAGAGAAAATGAAAAATAG